Proteins co-encoded in one Pseudomonas fluorescens genomic window:
- a CDS encoding precorrin-2 C(20)-methyltransferase translates to MMQAKGRLIGLGVGPGDPELITVKALRLLRESPVVAYFVAKGKKGNAFGIIEAHLQDAQNLLPLVYPVTTEVLPAPLSYEQVISDFYDDAAEEVAAHLDAGRDVAVICEGDPFFYGSYMYLHDRLASRYEAEVVPGVCSMLGGASVLGAPLVYRNQSLSVLSGVLPHDELKRRLADADAAVIMKLGRNFPKVRDVLAELGLAERALYVERATMANQKIVPLDEVEPMSSPYFSLIIVPGERWQG, encoded by the coding sequence ATGATGCAGGCTAAAGGACGTTTGATTGGTCTGGGCGTCGGTCCCGGTGATCCGGAACTGATTACCGTCAAGGCCCTGCGCCTGCTGCGCGAATCGCCGGTGGTGGCGTACTTCGTGGCCAAGGGCAAGAAGGGCAACGCGTTCGGCATCATCGAAGCGCATCTGCAGGACGCGCAGAATCTGCTGCCGCTGGTGTACCCGGTGACCACCGAAGTGCTGCCGGCGCCGCTGTCCTACGAACAGGTGATCAGCGATTTCTACGATGACGCTGCCGAGGAAGTGGCCGCGCACCTGGACGCCGGTCGCGATGTGGCGGTGATCTGCGAAGGTGACCCGTTCTTCTACGGCTCCTACATGTACCTGCACGATCGCCTGGCCAGCCGTTACGAAGCCGAAGTGGTGCCGGGCGTCTGCTCGATGCTCGGCGGCGCTTCGGTGCTGGGCGCGCCGCTGGTGTATCGCAATCAGAGCCTGTCAGTGCTGTCCGGCGTGCTGCCTCATGACGAGCTCAAGCGGCGTCTGGCCGATGCTGACGCGGCGGTGATCATGAAGCTGGGGCGCAACTTCCCGAAAGTACGCGACGTGTTGGCAGAACTGGGTCTGGCCGAGCGTGCGCTGTACGTCGAGCGCGCGACCATGGCCAACCAGAAGATCGTGCCGCTGGATGAGGTCGAGCCGATGTCGTCGCCGTACTTCTCGCTGATCATTGTGCCCGGCGAACGGTGGCAAGGCTGA
- a CDS encoding precorrin-8X methylmutase, which yields MLDYIRDGQEIYRNSFAIIRSEANLARIPADLEKLAVRVIHACGMVEAIDGLQFSEGAGKAGRDALAAGAPILCDARMVSEGVTRARLPANNEVICTLRDDSVPELARELGNTRSAAALELWRPHLEGSVVVIGNAPTALFYLLEMLDAGAPKPALILGFPVGFVGAAESKAELAANSRGVPFVIMQGRLGGSAMAAAAVNALATEIE from the coding sequence ATGCTTGATTACATCCGCGACGGTCAGGAGATCTATCGCAACTCCTTCGCGATCATTCGCAGCGAGGCCAACCTGGCGCGCATCCCGGCCGATCTGGAAAAACTCGCGGTGCGGGTGATCCACGCCTGCGGCATGGTCGAGGCCATCGACGGGCTGCAATTCTCCGAAGGCGCCGGCAAGGCCGGTCGCGACGCGCTGGCCGCTGGCGCGCCGATCCTGTGTGATGCGCGAATGGTTTCCGAGGGCGTGACCCGTGCGCGCCTGCCGGCCAACAACGAAGTGATCTGCACCCTGCGCGATGACAGCGTGCCGGAGCTGGCGCGTGAACTGGGCAACACTCGCTCGGCAGCGGCGCTGGAACTGTGGCGCCCGCATCTGGAAGGCAGCGTGGTGGTGATCGGCAACGCGCCGACCGCGCTGTTCTATCTGCTGGAAATGCTCGACGCCGGCGCTCCGAAACCGGCGCTGATCCTCGGCTTCCCGGTGGGCTTCGTCGGCGCTGCCGAATCCAAGGCCGAGCTGGCCGCCAACAGCCGTGGCGTGCCGTTCGTGATCATGCAGGGCCGCCTCGGCGGCAGCGCCATGGCCGCCGCTGCGGTCAATGCCCTCGCCACGGAGATCGAATGA